Proteins from a single region of Chiloscyllium punctatum isolate Juve2018m unplaced genomic scaffold, sChiPun1.3 scaffold_683, whole genome shotgun sequence:
- the taf6l gene encoding LOW QUALITY PROTEIN: TAF6-like RNA polymerase II p300/CBP-associated factor-associated factor 65 kDa subunit 6L (The sequence of the model RefSeq protein was modified relative to this genomic sequence to represent the inferred CDS: inserted 2 bases in 1 codon) gives MSERDERRYVELSKESVKLMGESVGLELGDEVSALLAEDVCYRLRETAQNSTQFMRHAKRRRLTVEDFNRALRWANVEPVCGYGAPDVLPFRSVKDGELFVMEDREVNLVELALATNIPKGCGQTVVRVQVSYLENKANEESQGAVPVAVSSLSDDLLKYYQQITRAVLGDDQQLIKVALQDLQSNSKIAALLPYFVHVVSGVKSVSHDLDQLNRLLHIVKSLIGNPYLYLGNYIRSLVSSVMYCILEPLAASINPLNDHWTLRDYAALLLTHIFRCHGXSNLYHQILLTLQKVLIDPVRPLCSHYGALVGLHALGWKAVERVLYPHLHMYWPNLQAVLDDNSVSNAQVKADGHKVYGAILVAVENLLKTKLLMVVSLDGGSIPGSPAGSPVREPHTEFGFGITSHLLQTGTGLSYELVQPAPGLAQMYRELYSFFGDSLATRFGTGSMIPAAALGSAGKEPVSQPASGGTDLKAHRPGLNGTDQGRKMPQLTMSLVDSPVQGGSPGPDQSSLQRAGLTPRTKSTGRTTTEQGLVHQRGSLGLHDVFQRAPVCPQAGPSTFLIAGRQMGRRGKGRVFQTSFPVYHRASLASKYSQRLPMIGRVNKPIRRWLRADYPLYLPL, from the exons ATGTCTGAGCGTGATGAGAGGCGGTACGTGGAGCTGAGTAAGGAGTCAGTTAAACTgatgggtgagagtgtggggctggagctgggtgaTGAGGTCAGTGCTCTGCTGGCTGAGGACGTGTGTTACCGACTACGAGAGACTGCccag AACAGCACCCAGTTCATGAGGCATGCCAAGCGAAGGCGCCTGACCGTGGAGGACTTCAACCGGGCGCTGCGATGGGCCAATGTGGAG CCTGTGTGTGGCTACGGAGCCCCAGACGTACTCCCGTTTCGCTCGGTGAAGGACGGAGAACTCTTTGTTATGGAGGATCGTGAGGTCAACCTGGTGGAGCTAGCCCTGGCAACCAACATCCCCAAGGGCTGTGGTCAAACTGTGGTGCGAG TTCAGGTCTCCTATTTAGAGAATAAAGCAAATGAAGAGTCTCAGGGAGCGG TTCCTGTGGCCGTCTCCAGTCTCTCTGATGATCTCTTGAAATATTACCAACAGATTACCCGAGCAGTGCTGGGGGATGATCAGCAACTCATAAAG GTCGCTCTCCAggaccttcagtccaattcgaAGATTGCTGCTCTGCTTCCTTACTTTGTCCATGTGGTCAGTGGG GTTAAGTCGGTCAGTCATGACCTGGACCAGCTGAACCGCCTTCTCCACATAGTGAAGAGTTTAATCGGTAATCCCTACCTCTACCTGGGGAACTACATCAGGAGCCTGGTCTCCAGTGTCATGTACTGTATTCTGGAGCCTCTTGCAGCCTCGATCAACCCACTGAACGATCACTGGACCCTAAGGGATTATGCAGCATTGCTCCTGACACACATCTTCAG GTGTCATGG GAGTAACCTGTACCACCAGATCCTGCTGACCCTGCAGAAGGTGCTGATTGATCCTGTCCGACCGCTCTGCTCCCACTATGGAGCCTTGGTGGGTTTACACGCTCTGGGCTGGAAG GCAGTGGAACGAGTTCTGTACCCCCATCTTCACATGTACTGGCCGAACCTGCAGGCTGTCCTGGATGATAACTCGGTGTCTAATGCTCAGGTCAAAGCTGATGGCCATAAGGTCTATGGAGCCATTCTGGTAG CGGTGGAGAATCTGTTGAAGACCAAGTTACTGATGGTAGTGTCCCTGGATGGAGGCAGCATTCCAGGTTCTCCAGCCGGGAGTCCTGTTCGGGAGCCCCACACTGAGTTTGGTTTTGGCATTACCAGCCACCTGCTGCAGACTGGCACGGGCCTGAGTTACGAGTTGGTGCAGCCAGCCCCTGGCCTGGCCCAGATGTACCGGGAGCTGTACTCCTTCTTTGGGGACAGCCTGGCCACTCGCTTCGGGACAGGCTCCATGATCCCAGCTGCTGCTCTCGGCTCGGCGGGGAAGGAGCCTGTCAGTCAGCCTGCCTCAGGGGGCACTGACCTGAAGGCCCATCGGCCAGGCCTCAACGGCACTGACCAGGGCCGTAAGATGCCGCAGTTGACCATGAGTTTGGTGGACAGCCCGGTGCAGGGGGGTAGCCCAGGACCCGATCAGTCCTCGCTGCAGAGAGCTGGCCTGACACCCCGAACCAAATCCACAGGCCGCACTACCACGGAGCAAGGCCTAGTCCACCAGCGAGGGAGCCTGGGCCTCCATGATGTCTTCCAGAGGGCACCGGTGTGCCCACAGGCCGGGCCATCCACCTTCCTGATTGCTGGCAGGCAGATGGGACGGAGAGGGAAAGGCCGCGTTTTCCAAACCAGCTTCCCGGTCTATCACCGAGCCAGTCTGGCCTCAAAATACAGTCAGAGGTTACCCATGATTGGCCGCGTTAATAAACCAATCAGGAGGTGGCTGAGGGCTGACTACCCCCTGTACCTGCCCCTTTAA
- the LOC140473691 gene encoding uncharacterized protein, whose protein sequence is SYPGGNVLLCFPPCWDTSLFHGSRCCFPELSPGGFRTFPHLYKTELCRRFTDSGLCKYGERCQFAHGLHELRLLPRHPKYKTEYCRTFHSLGFCPYENRCHFIHDEGERRIPGARFDPSSGQLPWDSRAYSPASDGVCSSPASDSPEHIPGSPGRASSEPEASANNNNNTPPAGADSDNNNNPPAAGAASDNNNNNNNPPAAGAASCCLYNNNTPPAADAASTNNNTRPAAGATSCCLYNNNTSPAGSTATSCCVYNNNTSPAGSTATSCCVYNNNTSPAGSAATSCCVYNNNTSPAGSAATSCCVYNNNTSPAGSVATSCCVYNNNTSPAGSTATSCCVYNNNTSPAGSTAECHHHNNNTSPAGGTSIAKLLVPLTQKLRALEGSGPTLPPRSSSLRSPREVDCPPGHRSPSLDARAHPAGASEAPAALDLAKRLPVFSRISTRSI, encoded by the coding sequence AGTTACCCAGGCGGTAATGTGTTGCTGTGTTTCCCCCCGTGTTGGGACACGTCTCTGTTCCATGGATCTCGGTGTTGTTTCCCGGAGTTGAGCCCAGGAGGGTTCCGCACTTTCCCCCATCTCTATAAGACCGAGCTGTGCCGCCGCTTCACTGACTCTGGCCTCTGTAAATACGGTGAACGCTGTCAGTTTGCTCACGGTCTTCATGAACTGAGACTGTTACCCCGTCACCCCAAGTACAAGACGGAGTACTGCCGCACCTTCCACTCCCTCGGCTTCTGTCCCTATGAGAACCGCTGTCATTTCATTCACGATGAAGGAGAGCGCCGGATCCCAGGGGCCCGGTTCGATCCCAGCTCCGGGCAGCTTCCCTGGGACAGCCGAGCCTATTCCCCGGCATCGGATGGAGTCTGCTCCTCACCGGCCTCCGACAGCCCCGAGCACATCCCCGGGAGCCCAGGCCGCGCCAGCTCCGAGCCCGAGGCCTCcgccaacaacaacaacaacacccCTCCTGCTGGCGCCGATTccgacaacaacaacaaccctcCCGCTGCTGGCGCCGCCTccgacaacaacaacaacaacaataaCCCTCCCGCTGCTGGCGCCGCCTCCTGCTGTCTCTACAACAACAACACCCCTCCCGCTGCTGACGCCGCCTCCACCAACAACAACACCCGTCCCGCTGCTGGCGCCACCTCCTGCTGTCTCTACAACAACAACACCTCTCCTGCAGGTAGCACCGCCACATCCTGCTGTGTCTACAACAACAACACCTCTCCTGCAGGTAGCACCGCCACATCCTGCTGTGTCTACAACAACAACACCTCTCCTGCAGGTAGTGCCGCCACGTCCTGCTGTGTCTACAACAACAACACCTCTCCTGCAGGTAGCGCCGCCACGTCCTGCTGTGTCTACAACAACAACACCTCTCCTGCAGGTAGCGTCGCCACGTCCTGCTGTGTCTACAACAACAACACCTCTCCTGCAGGTAGCACCGCCACGTCCTGCTGTGTCTACAACAACAACACCTCTCCTGCAGGTAGCACCGCTGAGTGTCATCACCACAACAACAACACCTCTCCTGCCGGTGGCACCAGTATTGCCAAGCTCCTGGTACCGCTCACACAGAAGCTGCGGGCTCTGGAGGGCTCTGGCCCAACCTTGCCTCCCAGATCTTCCAGCCTCCGGTCCCCCAGGGAAGTGGACTGTCCCCCCGGACACCGGAGTCCCAGCCTGGATGCTCGGGCCCATCCTGCTGGCGCCTCTGAGGCCCCCGCTGCCCTGGACTTGGCAAAGCGTCTCCCCGTCTTCAGCAGGATCTCGACCAGGAGCATTTGA